Part of the Spinacia oleracea cultivar Varoflay chromosome 5, BTI_SOV_V1, whole genome shotgun sequence genome, TCAGGAAATCACAATTGTTTTCATATTgtattatcatttatcattgaATTATGTTGTTTTTGTATAATTTATTTCCTAATTTTTTGGATCTCTTCTCTCAAGTGTTGGAGTCCAAGTATGGCCGTCTCAAAAGAAGCTCTTATTCGAACTATGAATACTATCGTCAGTGATCTCGAACAAGAAGTACAAATCTTGCTCTTTTTATCTATCTTTTTCATTCATTTTACTATTTCCATATTTTTCAGCTATATACTTCCAAGTATTAcataattagtttatttttgTTCGTTATTATGTACTCATGATTGTTACTGGAAATTTAAACAAAACTACTTCATACTTCATACTTCATACTTCAtacttcgttttttttttttgttggtgagAACTGAAAAGTATTACAATGAATACAAAACCTTACAACCCCATCTCGAAAGATTTCACTAATAACTATTCCAAATTTATTGTAAAATACTCtaagtttgatttttatttatatttatttccGTTGTTGCTTTGACAAAAATTATTATCATATTTACTTAAAAGgaaatttgtttaattatttcaCACATGTTACATACCCGCTCCGATCCCTACATTACATGATGTTAAACTCACTTATTATACTATTAGCAATGGTGCATACTCTTCACCTTTAGAAAAATATGTTTAAACTctaataaattcaaataagttgCAATCAAGTCTTATAAGTTGcattaccttaaaaaaaaaaggtcttATAAGTTCCATATAAATCATATAAGTTGACTTCTCAAGTTTACTTTCTCTAGCAATAAAGTCCAATAAGTCCAAACAAATCCACTTAGGTTAATCACGTTTAACCATGTGCAATAAGTTTAAACATGTTTAGATTTCATCCATTGAAGATAATGTACCTTAAATATATAGAGTAAAAAAGTAAGACATATATAGTTAAAGATTAAAGGACGTAAGGAAAAATAGATAAGGTAAGAGATTGTGATTGAAAATGTGAAAAACATTGCGGAAAATTGAAGATAGATGGTAAAATATGTttgtcaaaaaataataaaagtacaAGTGAACTCCCTAGAATGGAAAGTTAGTACTCCCTCTATCTCTATTTGTTTGTCCCGTATTCTATTTTAGTTTGTTCTTTAAATATTGCCTCATTTTcttatatagtaatagattccCTCCATTTACCTTATTTAGATGCACttataaaaattgaaaagacAATATTACCCTCATTTCCTTGCAATATTTGGCTCAAGCtttaataaaaacaaattttTCTTATAAGGCAAACAAATAGGGAGGGATGGAGTATAACCTTAAGGAACGAAATGCGATGTATGTACATAGCGTACTCTTTGTATCCAAAATTGTTTACCAAATTTAGTTATCGGCacactttatttatttattaatttgtccattttattttatatttaataaaaaaaaatctggtTTGTGTTGTTGCAGGGTTTAATTGACAATTATTTTAGGATGTGCGAGGACTTAAAGGATGTGAATGGTCCTTACTACTTTGCAAATCTACTTGTGACATTCATTGCTGACACACAAAATGCAATATTGGAATTGACAAGATTGCTGTATGTTTCCTTACGTACTCAAATACTCCATTAGTTATATACTCCACTTCTGAGGAAAcatatttgaattaattaaTTCACACTCCCTTTCTATTTCCATCTGTGTCATTTAGAATCTTGTCCAATTTCCCATGCAATATTTaagtgtaatttttttttttttttaaaaatgataATTTGAAATTATACATCAAGAAGAAGTAAAACATGATCCCACATAAAAGTggtatttaaatatattaattgacAAAGTACTAAATTTCATTTTCACTAGGTTTTCAAAGACTCTAAATGGGACACACACAAAACGAAAGGAGTAGAATTATTTCTTGTGCATTAAGCTTTATACTTTTTACacgaagtactccgtactacttaagaaaatttgatttaaaattaaaaaggaaCTTGTAGTACATATAAGGATGTACACTATAGTGCTAAAGGAACTTGTAGTACATTTAAGAATGTGCTCTAAATAGTGCTAAATTTCTAAATATCTAACTTATGGTTATTCATATGTAGGGAGCAGACACCCGTTAATTATCACGATCTGGATCAACTCGCTATCAAACTTAGAGGCAAAACGTCATGGTATTTGatttatactccgtactatgTATGTTTGTGAAAATAATTTTTGTGAATTTATTACTCGGTTGAAACAtttgaaaaaatataaatacgATTTAAAGAAATTTTTAATTGAACATGAATGTGCAATGGTAtagaaaaaaacgaattcaataattatatatactttagtactccctccgttttttttgttcttcctATTTGGAATCTTTTTGTGAGATAAAAAAAGTCAAATCAGAGAGAACATTTAGAGACAACGATGGTGAAGGTGAGAGAGTATATCGGAATATCTACGCCATTTTTGTAACTAAAGATAACGATTTCCACGAGAAGTTTGTCGCCACTTCCTCTAGTATATTGCTTCCATTTTTATCAGACAATTCAAGAATCACTAGAATAAAAAATACCTCAATTAAAATATCTGTATTTTTTTTGATACTTTaaattttagaatttgaattcCTAAAATTTTCCAGACATTATATTTGAAATTGAATTCCTGAATTTCAATTTATGGAATTGAAAtctagaatttcaaatgaattTAAGGTTTTCAAACACTACCTAAAATATTTGAATTCTTGAGAACAAAGATCCTAGCTGGAACACTCCAAAAAATCTCCTACAATGACTTAATGGTGTAGGGTTACTCTATATTTCTATCTCATACACTCTCTTTCATTTCTTTGCATTTTTGTATGAAAAAGTAATCACTAAGTTAGCCCCTATGATATAACTAATCTAACTCGTCCTTTTAGGATATGGAAGAATGCAAGTAATTAAACCACTAAAGCATAGATAAATTTTGATGCATTTAAACTAGCTCCTTTAAGGCTTCTAAAAAGATTCTAGATAACAAATGACAAATCCCACAGCGGAGTTACCATTTAAGTGAAGGGATTCACCGATTTGTTTTTACAAATaggacaaacaaacaaacaaattgaCAAAACAAACTAAATAAACTAAACGAAAACTAAAAAGAGAGAATTTCGAGCTACCTTTTTCAGTTATAGAAACTTTAAACTTTTAGAAGACTTTGCACCCTCCCCATGCATTGAAACACGATGCTTAACTAGAAGTAAAAACTTTCAAGAGTGCGTAAGAAGAAGAATTCTAGAAAACCTGCATCCAATTACCATATATGCATATGCAGGCGTAGAACACAAGCCTTCGATTCCACATCAAGTGAAGATTCTAGGAAACAAGCTTGAATTgaagaaaattaaaggattgagGATGTTGAAAAACCCAACTGATCGACTCCGGCCTCGTTAGAAGACTAGATTAGGAAAATATCCAACaaaaaatgcttgaaaagagGAGTGAAGAGCTCAAAGCTAAGCATTCCCCACCCTCCACATCGAAAAGGTCCGAGAATGTCTACTTGGCAAATGAACAACATTGATGAACCGAAAACGTAAACTGTCCACCAAAACATGaaaacgtaccaaaaaaaaatggagaaatGGACTTGAACTGAATATCATTACGGACAACCCAAATCAACCACTAATGGTCAAAGTAGTGTATTGAAGACCGCTAATAATGaaaaaatgagaaatttaaTGGAACTAAGagattattatattatatttttgttcattaataaaaagtaacGTTTTTTTCCTTCTTAATGCAGCATTGGTGCTTGTGCTTTAGCGCGTGCATGGCTTAACCTCCGTGAAGGCACACAAAACGAAAATAAGGCAAGGTGTGAATACaacatttttatgattttatcaCATGTCTTTTTGATGaaattcttttaattttatgattttgtattaaaaaacaaaaaaaaattaaattaaaaattacagAACTTGCAAAATCCAAATAATAAAGAAACAAACTCAAACATTTTACAAGCAAAATAACCAAGTAAAATTATCAACAGTGGGCTATAAGGAGATCAAAGAATCTACACAATGAGGATTATCGGGCGAGGACTAGTGATCGTTGTCTGAATTTGTGCGAAATGGAATGCATGGTGTGAAATGGTTATacatatataaaaataataattttttatccAAATAAATATAATGAAGTATATAgttaaaaaagaagaaaatttaaaaaaatttacgAACTTAGATAGTTGCATTAAAAATGTTATTAGATTATTTTTATGGTGATGTATATTACTGCACCACCtatgcatcgcacgggtataaAACTAGTATGTGCTATAGATAAAGTTGTAGGAAGTAGTACTGCAAAATCCAAAAATGGTTAAGGAAATGTTGGCCGAATATTTGATGTGTGTATGAAAAGTTGTGACATGTTAAAGAATAATGTCTTAGAAATCAAATTCGCCCCGACTATGCATGGTACAATCGGAAATAACGATGCCTCCCAAGATTTAACACAACAATCCTCTGAAATGCGCACTCAACTAAGGAGGATGTTGGAATTTATAACAATGCTTAGAAGATAAGAGAAGAGAAGAAAGGAGAAATATAATTTttggtgtattttcaaaattgcTAGATTGTGAGAAACTCCTTGAATTGGGTTAtgttcctttaattttttttgggattATAATATGagtcctaatagaattagggaTACTAATATGACTAGAAGTCAAATATACATCAAATATCATAAGAGATTAAATCCTAACCGATTTCTATCTCTATCACACCCCCGCAGTCATCGCGAGAGGAGGTCGTACATTAAGACTAGATCTAAAATCCAAAAACAATTGTCGAGGCCTTCAGTGAAAATGTCTGCAAACTGATACCATGAAGTTATGTGCAATACCCGTACCTGACCCAACACCATTTTCTCGCGAACAAAATGGATGTCCATCTCCACAGGTTTGGTGCACTGATGTTGGACGGGGTTGCTGGATAAATAAATAGCACTAACATTTTCACAATAAACAATGGTGGCCTGACATAGAGGGAAATGTAACTCTAGAAGAAGGTTACGTAACCAACACACCTCTGCAACGACGTTTGTGACGCCTCTATATTCTGCCTCTGCACTTGATCTTGAAAGAGTAGGTTGACGCTTAGAAGGCCAAGAAATAAGATTGTCccctaagaaaaaaaaatatcctGAAGTCGGACATCGAGGGTCAGGACACCCACCTCAATTTTCATCAATATATGTAATCAAGCGCAAAGTAGATGTAGGATATAAGTGTAATCTGTGATCAATGGTGCCCTGAATATAATGAAGGATGCGCTTTAATGCATACAAATGAGGCGCCTGTGGACATGCATACAAAGGCACATTTGTTGCACCGCATAGGAAATATCAGGGCGAGTAAATGTAAGGTAACGTAAAGCACCTGCCAGATTGCAGTACTGAGTTGGGTCCGTCACAGGAGGACCAGAATCTGCAGCAAGCTTTGTATTTGTGTCAACAGGAGTGGCAGTAGGCTTACAAGTCCCATGCCTGCACGTTTCAAAATTTCATGTGCATAATTTTGATGAGAGAGAAGCATATAAGTAGGAGTACGAGAGACaaaattttccaaaaaataattcAGAGGCCCAAAATCAGACATTGCAAGTTCGGTTTTCAAATGGAGATTAATTGGTCACGCAAAGCATCAGATGATGTGCACAACATAAAGTAATAAGTATGCTATATCACCACCATGCTTAAAATTAAACAAAGGTGTGTCactttttgcaatgaagaaaCCAATCTGTAATAAAAATGTGCAAATTGTTGGTATCATGCACGGGGTGACTGTTTCAGGCCATATAGTGCCTTACGGAGAAAGCAGACATTATTGGGTGCCCGTCTTTCAACAAAACCTGGTGGTTGATGCATATAACTGTCTCCTGGAGATTACTATGTAAGAAAGAATTTTTTAACATCAAGTTGGTGAATAGACCAACGCCTTGTCATAGCAAGGCCCAAAATGGTGCGAATAGTTGCCGGTTTGACCACCGGGCTAAAAGTTTCATCACAATCAACTCCATTTCCCTATGACCTTCCATCACAAATAAGTCCAGCTTTGCGCCGTAGAAGGTCACCTGTATCATTTTCTTTATGAGAAAAAATCCACATGCAATTAACAATATTCACTCCCGTAGGCGGAAGTACCAATTCCTATGTcccagtattaattaaattaccATATTCATCTTGCATTGCCGCATTCCAGTTATGGTCAGTCAAGGCTAGTTTATGGCTTTTCGGAATGGGGGAGCAGGTCAACGTGGGACCTGTAGGTTGAACGGTGAGGCCATATTTCAGATTTGGTTTAAAAATTCCATGTTGGCTCCTAGTGATCCTTAGGGATGGTGGGGCTGGTCTCGTTGGGGTAATTAGGTGAAACCCACGAAGGGGAGGTGGGGTGTACCGCTGCTGGGCCATGGATGGGGTCTGTTGGGCCAGGCGACATGGTATGGGAGTGAGTGGGACGCGCTAGTCACTGCTTGGTGAGGGAGCAGTGTGCGTCTGGGTGTGTGTCAGGGAGTTGGGCCGTGCTGTCCACTGTCTAGTGTGGTGCGCTGATGGGCCGTGTGGGGGAGATGGGGATATGTGTTTGGCTGGGGCTGGGGTTTGCAAGGAGGGAGATACCCCAGAAGCAGCAAGCTGGTCGTGATGGAGCCGCGAGTTAGGCGTGGAGTATTTCTTAGGCCCACAACCCGACCGCGGAGCAGGAAACCCC contains:
- the LOC130461103 gene encoding uncharacterized protein isoform X4; this translates as MDVRGWYVCYIRYQCWSPSMAVSKEALIRTMNTIVSDLEQEGLIDNYFRMCEDLKDVNGPYYFANLLVTFIADTQNAILELTRLLEQTPVNYHDLDQLAIKLRGKTSCIGACALARAWLNLREGTQNENKASLKEI
- the LOC130461103 gene encoding uncharacterized protein isoform X2; the encoded protein is MDVRGWYVCYIRYQCWSPSMAVSKEALIRTMNTIVSDLEQEGLIDNYFRMCEDLKDVNGPYYFANLLVTFIADTQNAILELTRLLIGACALARAWLNLREGTQNENKARCISSMNEVRHEFERIHARLDAIVQLERDIVRW
- the LOC130461103 gene encoding uncharacterized protein isoform X3, which translates into the protein MDVRGWYVCYIRYQCWSPSMAVSKEALIRTMNTIVSDLEQEGLIDNYFRMCEDLKDVNGPYYFANLLVTFIADTQNAILELTRLLEQTPVNYHDLDQLAIKLRGKTSWCISSMNEVRHEFERIHARLDAIVQLERDIVRW
- the LOC130461103 gene encoding uncharacterized protein isoform X1, with protein sequence MDVRGWYVCYIRYQCWSPSMAVSKEALIRTMNTIVSDLEQEGLIDNYFRMCEDLKDVNGPYYFANLLVTFIADTQNAILELTRLLEQTPVNYHDLDQLAIKLRGKTSCIGACALARAWLNLREGTQNENKARCISSMNEVRHEFERIHARLDAIVQLERDIVRW